The Candidatus Hydrogenedentota bacterium genome segment AAAGAGGCGGTAGGTCCGCGAAATTCCGTCGTGTACCAGAGATGCGTGACGAACTTCGCTATTTGACGCGGGGCAGGCGGTCGACAAGAGCGTGGACACAACGGCGGTAAGCATGGCAATTCCCAAATTTCGAAATCGAAAGCGGTTACATTGAGCACGAAGCATACTCATGATGTCCCTCTCCGGTCCAGGCAATTCACTCAGATGGCGTCCTTGCTCTCACAAGGATTGTGCGCATGATTGCGAGGCAGGTTACAGGGGTGCTGGCAAGGTGGTAGAATTCCCTTTCCGTATATCAATCCGACGAAGGAAAGCTATTCATGAACTACACGTATTTCGGGAAGACCGGCATCCAGGTTTCGGAAGTCTGCCTGGGCACGATGACCTTTGGCAAAGAGGCCGATGAGAAAACGGCGAACGCGATCATGGAACGCGCTGTTGAGAAAGGGATCAACTTCTTTGACACGGCAAACATCTACTGTAAAGGCCTCACCGAGGAGATCGTAGGACGCTGGCTAAGACCGCGGCGAGAAAATATTGTTCTGGCCTCGAAAGTTCACTTTCCGACTGGCGATGACCCGAATCAGCGAGGGAGTTCGCGGCGGCATATTCACTTGGAAGTGGATCGCAGTCTGCAGCGACTGCAGACGGACTGGCTGGACGTGCTTTATCTTCACCATTGGGATGACCATACGGAGATTGAGCACAGTCTGGACGCGATTTCCTCACTGATCGAACGCGGCAAGGTGCACTACTGCGGTGTGTCGAATTTCTCCGCGTGGCAGATTATGAAGTCGATTGCTGTCGCCGATGCGAAGGGATTTGCTCCCATCGTGGCCGTGCAGCCGATGTACAACCTCCTCAAGCGGCAGGTTGAGGTGGAGATACTCCCGCTAGCTGCTCACGAGCAGTTGGCTGTTTGTCCGTACAGTCCCATTGCAGCGGGTCTGCTCACCGGGAAATACCATCGTGGCGAGTCAGGCCGAATCAAAGAGAACAAGATGTATATCGAGCGATACAAAGACGCCGCCTACATGGAAGTCGCGGGACGATTCGTGGAGTACGCACAGGCAAAGGGAGTATCGCCCGCCGCGCTCGCAAACGCCTGGGTGATCAGTCACCCCACGATCACAAGCGCAATTGTTGGCGCGCGCAATCTGGCGCAGTTCGATGAGGCTCTTGGGTGTGTCGATATCCGCCTGACGGCTGAGCAACGCGCCGAGATTACGGCGCTATCGATCGACCCGCCGCTCGCGACCGATCGCGAACCGACGGAGGTGGCAGTTAGCCTGCTGACCGGCAAGAGCAAGTAACCGACGCGGATTCATCGCTGACTCGGTCTGCTCGTGCAATCCGCTACACGTTCCTAAGACTTCGAGCTAGGGAACCCAAGCGGATCGGTGGAGCCTGCCTTCACAAACCGCGCATTGCCCCAAGCCGAGTGATCGCATGAGAAACCGTCGCCTCCGTTAAGAACGCGAAGGGTCACCTCGCGCGCACCTTTCACGTCGACTTCAAAGTGATGCGATTGGCCGGATCTCAACACGGAGCTCTCTGCCATCACGGCGCCATCCGCAAGCACCTGGAATTGCACACTTCCGCTACCACCGCTATCTTCGACCCCCACATCGGCCACAAATATCGAGAAGTCCTTACCGGCTGTAGAAACGACGAGGTCTGCGGGGGTGGTGTCGTCAA includes the following:
- a CDS encoding aldo/keto reductase, with the translated sequence MNYTYFGKTGIQVSEVCLGTMTFGKEADEKTANAIMERAVEKGINFFDTANIYCKGLTEEIVGRWLRPRRENIVLASKVHFPTGDDPNQRGSSRRHIHLEVDRSLQRLQTDWLDVLYLHHWDDHTEIEHSLDAISSLIERGKVHYCGVSNFSAWQIMKSIAVADAKGFAPIVAVQPMYNLLKRQVEVEILPLAAHEQLAVCPYSPIAAGLLTGKYHRGESGRIKENKMYIERYKDAAYMEVAGRFVEYAQAKGVSPAALANAWVISHPTITSAIVGARNLAQFDEALGCVDIRLTAEQRAEITALSIDPPLATDREPTEVAVSLLTGKSK